From Brassica rapa cultivar Chiifu-401-42 chromosome A06, CAAS_Brap_v3.01, whole genome shotgun sequence:
TGATACGAGATCAATGAAACAAACATGGAGAGTAAGCAATCACATTCAATAAAGAATCAGTAGGATTTTTAGCAAAGGGATCCAAATTATCAGTGATTTAGAGCATAAGCAGAGCAGATCTACGTTACAGTTGATAGTGCGATCCAGATCTTATCAAATAATGAGAGATcaaaccagagagagagagaagagaagggaACCTTGCCGTCGATGACGATCCAACAGTCCTGGTTGCTAGTGTGCTGAGAAACCTCCTCCAAGGTGAACACTTTGCCGTCTCCGCCCATCTCCCGATGATCCTCAATTATTCAAAGGGTTTCTGGTGGAAGGTCGAAGGTAAGTGATTGGCTACTAATATAATTAGCTTAATAGATCTGGCGCCTCGCTGATAAATGCTTCTTGCTTCGcttaatcatatttttttaattaattaaatattttattccgTTTATTTTACTGGTTgatatttaatttctttttatatttataataagttATTAATATTTATCTCAGTTTCCCTCCACAAAATATTAAAGATACAGTTTCATTTTTCTGTGGACCATATGTCACCTTCCTCCTTCTCCATCGCATCCACCGTCTCTCCGGCTTCTCTTGCCGGAACTCTCGTCTCTAACTCTAAGGTAGATACAGTATCCGTTTGTATACTGACTAATAATCCTACATGTGTTGTTTCAAAGCATCTCTCAACTGAAAGAACAAGTCACACACGCATCATACTGAATGTTTTTTCAATCTTGTATTGTAGACTGTTCTTGGTAGTGGTAGTATATATTGGAAGAACAATGATGCTACCAAGACGAATAGGAATCTCAAGTACAGAGTTTGTTCTGTTTCTGGAGGGTCTAACACATCTGTGGAGAATGTACCTTTTCCTCGTGATTACTTCGAGCTCATTAACCAAGTCAGCTTTCTATTTTGCTCTTCTTCTTAACACCAAATTAGCTACTACCAATTTTGAGTTATGTAAAGCTAAAGCATTAGTGTGGATATGATGGATGAAAAACATACAGGCAAAACAAGCAGTTGAAATGGCGTTGAAGGACGAGAAACAGTTAATGGTGAGTGAGTTTTGCAATGCTTGTTTAAAAAATGGATCTCGTTTATTATTACTGTGATCCAAgggaaccttttttttttacaggaaATTGAGTTCCCAACATCTGGTCTTGCATCTGTGCCAGGTAACTAACTACTTTCATCTTctatgctgtttttttttttaattcgcaTCTTGCTTATTAGATATTACTGTGTGTTTTCTGTTGCATTGTTACTTGTGTTGTAATAGGTGATGGTGAAGGAGCGACAGAGATGACAGAAAGTATGAATATGATACACCAGTTTTGTGACCGCCTTATATCTCCTGAAAAGGCTCGAACCACAAGAATTGTATGCATTCAAACTTATTGTTATCCAACTATTTATAACAAGTTTCAACATCTATAAAAGTTCTGCTTAACATGATGATTTCAGTTCTTCCCGGAGGCAAACGAAGTCAAATTTGCTAAAAAAAATGTCTTTGAAGGAACTTACTTTAAGCTGGACTATCTAACAAAGCCTTCTCTCTTTGAAGACTTTGGTTTCTTTGAGAGAGTAAAGATGGCGGATCGAGTGAAGCCTGAAGACGAACTGTTCCTTGTTGCATACCCTTATTTTAATGTCAACGGTACAATACACTCAAACATTCATCATCTTGTTAACATTATATACATCTGGCTCATTCCTTTTGTGGTGTGTTCCTATTTTGCCAAAAACTCAGAGATGCTTGTAGTGGAAGAGCTGTACAAGGAAGCTGTTGTGAACACTGAACGAAAACTAATCATCTTCAATGGAGAACTTGACCGCATACGTTCAGGCTgtatcctttttcttcttctcatcaaATGGAACTAAAGTAGAActcaaaagagagagagacctctTGTTTCCTTTAATACATAACAAAAAGACTATCCAAAGTTCTTTTACCCAAAACTTGGTGCACTGACAGAGACACTTCTTCCCAAGATGGAGACGGTTTACTACATCCACAACTTCAAGGGACAAAAAGGAGGTGTCCTTTTCAGGTTTACTTCTgctaaaacaaaagaaagaaagacaaaTTGATATCCTCTTGTTTCTTGATCTTTTGCTGAATCAGTTGTTGTATTGATGTAGATGCTATCCAGGTCCATGGCAAGTCCTGAGGAGAACGAGAAACAAGTGCATCTGTGTTCACCAGCAAGAAACCATGCCTTCTCTCAAAGAAGTTGCCCTAAATATTCTTGCCTCTGCTTGAGTTACATTCTTGTACTTAAACTTCTTCATGTAACATACCTGTATATTAGTCCTGAACATATTATCCAAAATCCAAAACCCAAAccagaaccaaaccgaaaaagCCGAGACCGAAACTAGACCAAAAATTACAAAAGTTCCGAAAGGTTTCTATATTTCTAAATCCgaaaaccgaaaccgaaccggacTGAACTGGAAACCGAACCTGAGACCGAACAGATactcaaatattttaaatatattaaaaatattaattattttcattttaatatccaaaaaattattaattacttttgtaatatataatataaaatatccaaaaaaagagaattacctgaattccaaatatttttttggttttttctggGTTTAACTAAggttttaggatttttttttagtttttggctttaaacccgaaccaaaatcgAATTATTTATAGTTCGATTCCACTtcaagttttataaaaatatagaaacccGACATtgtccgaaccgaaccgatccgaaaaatATATGATTCCTATTCCTAATGGTTACTAAACATCCCAGTCCGATTAATCcaaaaaccgaataaaccgaatgAGTTGTCGTCATTCATAATTATATGATTTGAGTTTTTAATGGACTCTTAGGATCACCAACGGGCCAAAGCACATAAATTATTCGGCCCATTAGAATACATTAAATAGACGAAAATAACCCTTAAACCCTAGACTACTCGAATATAATTTCTCGAGTGTGTCTCTCCAGCCGCTAACACACACTCACAGAAGGTGAAGCAAAAAATGGTGTCGGGATCAGGTATATGCTCGAAGCGCGTAGTCGTCGACGCGCGCCACCACATGCTGGGGCGCTTGGCGTCTATCGTGGCCAAGGAGCTCCTCAATGGGCAGAAGGTCGTCATCGTGAGATGCGAGGAGATTTGCCTCTCCGGTGGACTCGTTCGCCAGAAAATGAAGTACATGAGGTTTCTCCGCAAACGTATGAACACGAAGCCTTCTCATGGACCCATTCACTTCCGTGCTCCCTCCAAGATCTTCTGGCGTACTGTTCGCGGGTTAGTAGATCGAAAGATCTATCCTTTTATCTTTTAAGTTTCTTAAAAGTTCCAGTTTTTAGGTTGCTTGTGTAACACGGTAGCTATTACATTTTGTGTTTTATCGCTCGTGTTCTTATTTAGATCTGTCTGTGCTTTTAGTATGGGTTTTATAATGCTGAGGTGTCAAGTTATGTATGGTTGTATTCAATGCATGATGTTTGCTGAGGGAAAAGTTTGTGTGTGGTTTGATGTTGCAGTATGATTCCACACAAAACAAAGCGTGGAGCTGCTGCACTTGCACGCATGAAGGTGTTTGAAGGTGTGCCTCCACCTTATGACAAGGTCAAGAGGATGGTCATCCCCGATGCTCTCAAGTTTGTCTCTTTACACTCTTCTCCTTTTTTCTagtttcacaaactttctacgTTTGTGTattaattattctttttttcaCCTTCAGGGTCTTGAGGCTTCAAGCTGGTCACAAGTACTGTCTGTTGGGCCGTCTCTCCTCTGAAGTCGGGTGGAACCACTACGACACCATCAAGGTATGCATATTCCGCTGCACCGTTGGTTTTATTTACATAGATGAAATATCATTAGCTTATGAGGTTTTGTGGGTTGTTAATGGCTTCTGATGACTGATGTAATACTAATATCGAATGAACAGGAGCTGGAGACGAAGAGGAAGGAGAGATCTCAAGTTGTTTACGAGCGTAAGAAGCAGCTTAACAAACTTAGAGCCAAGGCTGAGAAGGTCGCTGAAGAGAAGCTCGGAGCACAGCTCGAAATTCTTGCACCAGTCAAGTACTGAGATGATGATCAGTAGTAGTTTGTCTTTGCATGTTTTTGAGCCGACctataatacttttttttcaCTTTCACTTAGTTGCATCGGATTTTGCCCGAATGTTTTCTTTCTTCGGTTACAAACTTATTTATATCCTATGTCTTTGTACTCTCTTTTTAGCTTCAATCACAATTTATTTATCCTTTACTTTGGCATGACAACGTTACTGAAGCAATTTAACcaacaatataaaattatattagtttcaaaaataatatgatgtTTCCAAAAAAGGAAAAGCATTAAGAGTTGTTACTGGCTCAGGGATGCCTCTAAGGTTTAAGGCTTGCAGATACTTTTGTGTACTTTGTAACGTGTAGCTAACTTGCAACCCGGAAAGGTCATTGAAGATTGCTCACACTACCATTATTTGCATAGTCAATAAAGCTCGATTAAAATCGATTAGAGATAAAGCATTTTATGTTTCTCAGGCATTGATTAAAAGTAAAATTCAAAACTAGGGAGACGTTACTATGGGAATAATTTGTCGAAAAAGGTTTTTCCCTTTAAAAGAAAGCTTAGAGGAGAATGCAATGTGAGGATTAGTGTTGAAGCCAAGCAAAACGTAATATCATTGCTTTTTTAAGATTCTCTCTCAAGCATCAGTCTCATAATCATTCTTAAGAACTGAGCaaccaaattttattttctttttcttttgaatttctACACATATTTGACACTTCTATTTTATGTGATATGTAAGGAAGGTTAAATAAACACTCACTGTACTTAAATTGTTAATGTAGATTATTAGTTGATACATATACTACTAGTGAGTGCATTATGACCACTGAGTAAAGTACCTACGAATCATCATCATTGATAACACCTTCACACATACAAATCcattgatatatataaagaatgagTTCTTAGGATAATCCTAATAACACAATagaacaattttaatatatgttctCCAGATTTCACTCAGAAAATTCGAAGATGATCTTCTGGATAGATTTGGTTTTGCTCAGTGGCTTCTGGATGTTTGCCTTCTCCAATCCAGATGGTATGGAGATTCTTGACCATGTCTCAAGTCCTTACCGTTACTTTTGTTCTTTTGTCTTCAACTGTTTTATTCAATCTTTGTAATGGAACAGGTTTCTTGAGCTTGTCTTGTG
This genomic window contains:
- the LOC103874988 gene encoding protein LOW PSII ACCUMULATION 3, chloroplastic; the encoded protein is MSPSSFSIASTVSPASLAGTLVSNSKTVLGSGSIYWKNNDATKTNRNLKYRVCSVSGGSNTSVENVPFPRDYFELINQAKQAVEMALKDEKQLMEIEFPTSGLASVPGDGEGATEMTESMNMIHQFCDRLISPEKARTTRIFFPEANEVKFAKKNVFEGTYFKLDYLTKPSLFEDFGFFERVKMADRVKPEDELFLVAYPYFNVNEMLVVEELYKEAVVNTERKLIIFNGELDRIRSGYYPKFFYPKLGALTETLLPKMETVYYIHNFKGQKGGVLFRCYPGPWQVLRRTRNKCICVHQQETMPSLKEVALNILASA
- the LOC103874986 gene encoding 60S ribosomal protein L13a-4 — encoded protein: MVSGSGICSKRVVVDARHHMLGRLASIVAKELLNGQKVVIVRCEEICLSGGLVRQKMKYMRFLRKRMNTKPSHGPIHFRAPSKIFWRTVRGMIPHKTKRGAAALARMKVFEGVPPPYDKVKRMVIPDALKVLRLQAGHKYCLLGRLSSEVGWNHYDTIKELETKRKERSQVVYERKKQLNKLRAKAEKVAEEKLGAQLEILAPVKY